The following is a genomic window from Nitrospirota bacterium.
CGCCGGCCTCCCAAGGGGGCGATGTCGCCTCGTCCTACGAAATCACATTCCAAGGGTTGGAATCGGGTGGTCCAGCCCCGTCGGGCGAAGAACCTCCTTCTTCGGGAGGAATGAGCGACGCGGACCTCGTGTCCGCTCTGCAATCCGACCCGCTTCTGGCGGCGCCCGAAGAAGCCGCTCCGCCGGCGGGTGGAGATGTTTCGATCGACTTCGGAGTGCTGGATCAGGTTCCGGAGGCGCCGCCCCCTGTTTCTCTTTCCGCCGGTGCTGAACCTCCGTCCCCGGAGATGGATGCGCTTTCCATGGCGGAACCGGAGGCTTCCGCGTCCGCGCAGGACGTATCCTCCCTGCAACTCGACAATCTCAGCCTCGAGGAGCCGCCCCCGGAAGAGCACGCGCCCTCGCTGATGGCCGAACCCATGCGCGGTGGCGGAAGCGGTGGCGCGGAATCTTCCTCGGCCGGAGCAGACCCGTTGGCCGGTCTCGATCTGGATTTCACGCTGGATGAGAAAGCGATGGGAGGCGGACTTTCGGAGTCGCATCTCTCCTCACCGTCCCCACCACCTCCTCCTGCCCCGCCTACCCCCGAACCCTCGATTTTTGAACCGACCTCGGTGGAATCTGCGCCGACCCCTCCACCTGCTGCGGTTACGCAAGAGAGCTTGAAAGCCGAGTTCGAGTCTTTGGGACGCGACAGCCTGATCAAGGGGAACCTGGACGAGATTCAGGCCCCTGAGGCACCGGCCTACCCGTCGCCACCCTCACCGAGGGAACAGGAGCCGGTTCGGGCGGCCGCGACACCGACGTCAGTGGCCGCCAAGGTCGCGGCGCGGGCGGCGGAGAAGGAAAAGAAAGTCGCCCATCTCCGCCGGTTGGAGCTCCGGAGTTCGGGTTGGCTGACGGCCCCTCTTTGGCTAATCCTCCTGGCCGGATTTGG
Proteins encoded in this region:
- a CDS encoding zinc-ribbon domain-containing protein → MVISCGKCAKSFLLPDDKIKPTGTRVRCKQCGHEFVVMPPTAPPPAAEEPILLSDPDPLTVTPASGLQRSAPPASQGGDVASSYEITFQGLESGGPAPSGEEPPSSGGMSDADLVSALQSDPLLAAPEEAAPPAGGDVSIDFGVLDQVPEAPPPVSLSAGAEPPSPEMDALSMAEPEASASAQDVSSLQLDNLSLEEPPPEEHAPSLMAEPMRGGGSGGAESSSAGADPLAGLDLDFTLDEKAMGGGLSESHLSSPSPPPPPAPPTPEPSIFEPTSVESAPTPPPAAVTQESLKAEFESLGRDSLIKGNLDEIQAPEAPAYPSPPSPREQEPVRAAATPTSVAAKVAARAAEKEKKVAHLRRLELRSSGWLTAPLWLILLAGFGAAVWWFSPVPMPGMGEPPSRVTVESLIASRIGLRPVTEDVSPSIRRVRGRSYQNAYGESFYIVTGVVQKIQAETQTLRATFLDAQGWKMGEEPAYWVKEIPPREFALLSLVELRQALTNLAVGFQEAGADISFAIVYPTPLKIPDRTILEWTDAGPRSPTGGS